One Megalops cyprinoides isolate fMegCyp1 chromosome 4, fMegCyp1.pri, whole genome shotgun sequence genomic window carries:
- the tmem230b gene encoding transmembrane protein 230b — MPARSSAISGIPNSRVKYSKLSASDDGYIDLQFKKSPPKVPYKAIALATVLFLIGSLLIVIGALLLAGYIEVTHADRTVPVLIIGILVFLPGFYHLRIAYYASKGYRGYSYDDIPDFDD; from the exons ATGCCAGCCCGTAGCAGTGCGATTAGTGGAATTCCTAACAGTAGGGTTAAGTACTCCAAGCTATCGGCCAGCGATGACGGCTACATCGACCTACAG TTTAAGAAGAGTCCACCCAAAGTCCCATATAAGGCCATTGCTCTGGCTACAGTCCTCTTCCTTATTGGCTCCTTGCTCATTGTGATTGGAGCCCTTCTGCTAGCAGGATACATTGAAGTCACA catGCAGATCGGACTGTCCCTGTCCTTATCATCGGAATCCTTGTTTTCCTCCCTGGGTTCTATCACCTGCGGATCGCCTACTATGCATCTAAGGGTTACCGTGGCTACTCCTATGATGACATCCCAGACTTTGATGACTGA